Proteins from a genomic interval of Myxococcales bacterium:
- a CDS encoding thiolase family protein, which produces MRDVAILSAVRTPIGRAIKGNLRNTRPDDLGALVVKEALRRAEVEGAIPEDLIFGCALPEGEQGLNVARLVGHLAGLPDEVPAMTVNRFCASGLQATAIAAERIALGAIDAAIAGGVESMSMIPMGGNKVALNPTLVETFPDAYIPMGNTAENVARRFNVSREDQDAFALRSHQRAVAAWDEGRMAAECVPVDTRVWEDDRWIATTVDRDEGPRSDTSLERLKTLAPAFDPTGSVTAGNSSPLNDGAAAVVLMNADTARNTGKKVRAYFRGFAVAGVPPAIMGTGPVPAVRKLLHLLGMKVDQIDLFELNEAFASQALYCMRELGLPEERVNVNGGAIALGHPLGCTGARQIATALHELERRQGRYAVLTMCIGGGMGAAGLIERA; this is translated from the coding sequence ATGCGAGACGTCGCGATACTATCTGCTGTCAGGACCCCGATCGGGCGTGCGATTAAGGGCAATCTTCGCAACACCCGCCCCGACGATCTCGGCGCTCTGGTGGTCAAGGAGGCCCTACGGCGTGCCGAAGTGGAGGGCGCAATCCCCGAAGACCTCATCTTCGGCTGCGCCCTTCCGGAAGGTGAGCAAGGTCTGAACGTCGCGCGCCTGGTTGGCCATCTCGCCGGGCTGCCGGACGAGGTGCCCGCCATGACGGTCAACCGGTTTTGCGCCTCCGGCCTGCAGGCTACGGCGATCGCCGCCGAGCGCATCGCCCTCGGCGCCATCGACGCGGCCATCGCGGGCGGTGTCGAGTCCATGTCGATGATCCCCATGGGTGGCAACAAGGTGGCGCTGAACCCCACCTTGGTCGAGACGTTCCCGGATGCCTACATCCCGATGGGCAACACGGCCGAAAACGTGGCGCGCAGGTTCAACGTCTCACGCGAGGACCAGGATGCCTTTGCGCTGCGCAGTCACCAAAGGGCCGTGGCAGCCTGGGACGAGGGGCGCATGGCCGCCGAGTGTGTTCCCGTGGACACCCGGGTCTGGGAGGACGACCGTTGGATCGCGACCACGGTGGATCGAGACGAGGGGCCGCGCAGCGACACATCCCTCGAGCGTCTCAAGACCCTGGCACCCGCTTTCGACCCCACGGGTTCGGTGACGGCGGGCAATTCGTCTCCCCTCAACGACGGCGCCGCGGCCGTGGTGCTCATGAACGCCGATACGGCTCGGAACACAGGCAAGAAGGTGCGCGCTTACTTTCGCGGCTTCGCCGTGGCGGGGGTGCCGCCGGCCATCATGGGAACGGGACCCGTACCCGCGGTTCGCAAACTGCTGCATCTGCTGGGGATGAAGGTGGACCAGATCGACCTTTTCGAGCTGAACGAAGCCTTTGCCTCGCAGGCCCTTTACTGCATGCGCGAGCTGGGCCTGCCCGAGGAGCGCGTCAACGTAAACGGCGGCGCCATCGCCCTGGGTCATCCGCTCGGATGCACGGGGGCCCGCCAGATCGCGACGGCCTTGCACGAACTCGAGCGCCGCCAGGGCCGCTACGCGGTGCTCACGATGTGCATCGGCGGCGGTATGGGCGCTGCAGGCCTCATCGAGCGGGCCTGA
- a CDS encoding RluA family pseudouridine synthase — MRGLGRIRLAAPGVPATFGRFMEEDEPRAPAPPKPASGSLPIRARTELFRVGEDETGMRLDQVLPRHVADLSRRQARTLLDLGGVFVNGVRTKVASRLVATGDEIKAFIGGALARAQNRVGEAARAHDAERLPSFTVLFEDADLVVVNKPAGLLTAPTPESDRNNLADLLARRHARRQTLFVVHRIDLQTSGVLVFAKTPQANRRLSERFAAHDIDRAYLAVVAGAFPDDLRTIDRALRGKRAVTHVAVSERFGTFATALTVTLETGRTHQIRLHVGGLGHPVLGDPDVARASVRGPRPPRMALHAARLGFLHPVTGAPLNFEAELPADLAKWMERLRVSSP; from the coding sequence GTGCGCGGCTTGGGTCGCATCCGGTTGGCTGCGCCGGGTGTGCCTGCTACGTTCGGTCGCTTCATGGAGGAAGACGAGCCGCGAGCGCCCGCCCCGCCGAAGCCCGCGTCCGGGAGCTTGCCCATTCGCGCCCGCACGGAGTTGTTTCGGGTGGGCGAAGACGAGACGGGGATGCGGCTCGACCAGGTGCTGCCCCGCCACGTCGCCGATCTGTCGCGGCGGCAAGCGCGAACGCTGCTCGATCTGGGCGGCGTGTTCGTCAACGGTGTGCGGACGAAGGTGGCCAGCCGCCTCGTGGCCACGGGGGACGAAATCAAAGCCTTCATCGGGGGGGCTTTGGCGCGCGCACAGAACCGGGTAGGGGAGGCCGCCCGCGCTCACGACGCTGAGAGATTGCCCTCGTTCACGGTTTTGTTCGAGGACGCTGACCTGGTCGTCGTGAACAAGCCGGCCGGGCTCCTGACGGCCCCCACCCCCGAAAGCGACCGCAACAACTTGGCCGACCTCCTGGCCCGACGACACGCGCGCCGCCAGACCCTCTTTGTGGTGCACCGCATAGACCTGCAAACGAGTGGGGTCTTGGTGTTTGCGAAAACACCCCAGGCCAACAGACGCCTTTCGGAGCGCTTCGCGGCCCACGACATCGACCGTGCCTACCTTGCCGTGGTCGCCGGGGCGTTCCCCGACGACCTTCGCACGATTGACCGCGCGCTCCGAGGGAAGCGGGCCGTGACGCACGTCGCGGTTTCGGAACGTTTCGGGACCTTCGCGACAGCCTTGACGGTGACCCTCGAAACGGGACGCACCCACCAAATCCGCCTTCACGTCGGCGGCCTCGGCCACCCGGTGTTGGGAGATCCCGACGTGGCGCGTGCGAGCGTTCGCGGCCCGCGGCCGCCCCGTATGGCGCTGCATGCCGCGCGCCTCGGCTTCTTGCATCCCGTCACCGGAGCACCCCTGAACTTCGAGGCGGAGCTGCCGGCCGATTTGGCCAAGTGGATGGAGCGGCTCCGTGTTTCGTCCCCGTGA
- a CDS encoding CDP-alcohol phosphatidyltransferase family protein, translated as MSVDTWTSFGLLGLVLTATAAYLLRLAWLGRARASRLDKDGGSALLSVPVMELGYWLLRPIVSLLDRLGATPNGVTVFGLFPAALAGLFAVQGWFALAGLFGMVGAFCDALDGLLAQRQGGSTRGGQALDSILDRVTESLLFVGVAVYFREQPWILGLCLMALSGAYLTSYVSAKAEAMQVSIPRGVMRRAERAVYLLTAAGFLPLWALWIGPEGSFALRHLPLVTALGLIALGANLSAFVRIRALVRVLGPASAEVTPEPLRNGRPATQEFPPLSAPAPRAATADGRGVV; from the coding sequence TTGAGCGTCGATACATGGACTTCCTTCGGGCTGCTCGGCCTGGTGCTTACGGCCACGGCGGCCTACTTGCTCCGGCTTGCGTGGTTGGGTCGAGCCCGGGCGAGCCGATTGGACAAGGACGGCGGCAGCGCCCTGCTCTCCGTCCCGGTGATGGAGCTTGGTTACTGGCTGCTGCGGCCCATCGTGTCGTTGCTCGACCGGCTGGGCGCAACCCCGAACGGCGTGACGGTCTTCGGGCTCTTTCCCGCGGCGCTTGCCGGATTGTTCGCCGTGCAGGGCTGGTTTGCGCTTGCGGGGCTCTTCGGTATGGTCGGGGCGTTCTGCGATGCGCTCGACGGCCTCCTGGCCCAACGTCAAGGCGGCTCGACCCGCGGCGGTCAAGCCCTCGACTCGATCTTGGATCGCGTGACCGAGTCACTGCTCTTCGTTGGGGTGGCGGTGTACTTCCGGGAGCAGCCTTGGATTTTGGGCTTGTGCCTGATGGCTTTGTCGGGCGCTTACCTGACGAGCTATGTCTCGGCCAAAGCTGAGGCCATGCAGGTGTCAATACCGCGCGGGGTTATGCGACGCGCCGAGCGTGCCGTTTACTTGCTGACCGCCGCAGGCTTCCTGCCGCTTTGGGCGCTGTGGATTGGCCCCGAAGGCTCCTTTGCTCTCCGGCATTTGCCGCTGGTGACGGCCTTGGGGCTCATCGCTCTCGGCGCGAACCTTTCCGCCTTCGTTCGCATCCGGGCGCTTGTGCGCGTACTGGGGCCGGCCTCCGCCGAAGTGACACCCGAGCCCCTGAGGAATGGACGGCCCGCCACGCAGGAGTTCCCGCCGCTGTCCGCGCCTGCGCCGCGTGCGGCCACGGCCGACGGCCGCGGGGTTGTTTGA